The DNA region ACATTCGTGAAGTAACCGCTAATGGCCGCTATTGGGAAAACGGCGAATGGGTAGAGACCGCACCCCTTTCGGTTAATCGTGTGTTTGATTTCCCGGCAGACATTGGCCCGAAAAAAATTTACATGATGTATCACGAAGAACTGGAATCCATCGTGAAGCATTTCCCGGATATTAAGCGCGCGCGCTTCTGGATGACGTTCTCCGATAATTACCTCAAACATCTGGAAGTACTCGGCAATGTCGGCATGACGTCTATTGAGCCGGTGATGTTTGAAGGCCGCGAGATTGTACCCCTGCAATTCCTGAAGGCCTTATTGCCTGATCCGGCAAGCCTTGGTCCTTTGACCAAGGGTAAAACCTGTATCGGCTGTCTGGCGCAGGGCGTAAAAGACGGCAAACCCAAGACCATGTTTGTCTACAACGTCTGTGATCACCAGGAATGTTACCGTGAAGTGAAGTCCCAGGCGATTTCCTACACCACCGGTGTACCTGCCATGATCGGTGCCAAAATGATGTTGGAAGGCAAATGGAAAAAGCCGGGCGTATGGAATATGGAACAATATGACCCTGATCCGTTTATGGATGACCTCAATAAATACGGCTTGCCCTGGGAGTTGGTTGAGATTGATGCAAGTGTCATGGAAGGGTAGGGCTGAAAACCTCATGCAAAAACGCGAATACTTCAATCATTTTAATGCTGCCCGAGTGCCGTCTCCCTGCTTTGTTATCGATAAAGCGGCGGTGGAGGATAATTTAAAAATCCTTAACCGTGTACAGCGTGAGAGTGGCGTTAAGGTATTGGGTGCGTTAAAAGC from Cellvibrio japonicus Ueda107 includes:
- a CDS encoding saccharopine dehydrogenase family protein, with the protein product MAKVLIIGAGGVSNVVVHKCAQLPEVFSEIVLASRTESKCKAIAESLSRPIKTAQVDADNVPELVALIKAEQPDLVINVALPYQDLHIMDACLEAGVDYLDTANYEPLDTAKFEYSWQWAYQDKFKNAGITALLGSGFDPGVTNVYTAYLKKHHFDEIHYLDIIDCNAGDHGKPFATNFNPEINIREVTANGRYWENGEWVETAPLSVNRVFDFPADIGPKKIYMMYHEELESIVKHFPDIKRARFWMTFSDNYLKHLEVLGNVGMTSIEPVMFEGREIVPLQFLKALLPDPASLGPLTKGKTCIGCLAQGVKDGKPKTMFVYNVCDHQECYREVKSQAISYTTGVPAMIGAKMMLEGKWKKPGVWNMEQYDPDPFMDDLNKYGLPWELVEIDASVMEG